DNA from Frateuria edaphi:
CTGGAGGAGCACGAGCGGATGGTCGAGGCGATCGAGGCCACCGGCCTGGAGCCGGTGATCGACCGCGTCTACGGGTTCGGCCAGGTGCGCGAGGCGTTCGAGCACCTGGTTGCCGGCCGGCACTTCGGGAAGCTTGCGATCGACTTCAACGCATGAGGAGGCGCCAATGAAGGCGCTGCGCTTGACCGCTCAGGGAGCTCAGTCCCTCACGCGCAGGCGCAGGCGCAAGTCCTGCCCCACCATGCGCTGGTCGAGCACCTGCAGCTGCCAGCGGTCGGCCATGGCGGCCAGCGGGGGCAGTTCAAGCAGCGGCCGGGCCTGGTCGCCCAGCAGCACCGGCGCGACGTAGAGCAGCAGTTCGTCGGCGAGCCCTTGCGCGAACAGCGCACCGCACAGCGCAGGACCGGCTTCGACGTGGACCTCGTTGATTTCGCGTCCCGCCAGGGCGGCGAGCACGGCCGCCAGGTCGAGGCGGCCGGCGTCGCTGGTGATGGCCAGCCGCCCGACGCTTGCGAGATGGGGCGCGACGGGCGCATCCGCCGCATGCACCAGCACGGTGGGCGCCGCCGCATCGAGGACGTGGCTGCCCGCCGGCGTGCGCAGGTGCGTATCGAGAACCACGCGCAAGGGTGGCGCCGGCGCCCCGGCCTCCGCTTCCACCTGGCGCACGGTAAGGCGTGGGTTGTCGGCCAGCACCGTGCCGCTGCCGGATAGGATGGCGGAGCTTCGCGCGCGCCAGCGCTGCACATCGGCGCGGGCGGCTTCGCCGGTGATCCACTTCGACTCGCCGTGGGCCAGGGCCGTGCGGCCGTCCAGGCTCATCGCCAGCTTCACGCGCACCCACGGGCGGCCGCGTTCGATGCGGCTGAAGAAACCGATGTTGAGTTCGCGAGCCTGCCCGCGCAGCAGGCCGCTTTCGACGGCGATGCCCGCCGCACGCAGCTTCGCGATTCCGTTGCCGGCCACCTGCGGGAATGGATCTTCCGCGGCGATCACCACCCGCGCCACGCCGGCGGCCACCAGCGCATCGGCACACGGCGGCGTGCGGCCGAAATGCGCGCAAGGCTCGAGTGTCACGTACGCGGTGGCGCCACGCGCCGCATCCTTCGCTTCGCGCAGCGCGAACACCTCGGCGTGCGGCTCGCCGGCGCGCTGGTGCCAGCCGGTGCCGACCACCTGTTCGCCGTGCGCGATCACGCAACCTACGCGCGGGTTTGGCTGGGTCGTGTAGAGGCCACGGGCGGCAAGTCGCAGTGCGTGCGCCAGGTGCAGGTGGTCGATGCTGGAGAACGCTTCGGTCATGGCGTCGCTGTCGTAGGGTGGGCTTCGGCCCACCGCATTTCCCGCATCAGGCCGGAGGGCTGAAGGCCACCTATTTGGCAGGCCGCTTGCTGCCGCCGAGCAACGGCAACTGCAGCGCATCGAGCCCCGGCAGGTCGCGCTCGAGCTTCTCGATCTCCTCGCGGAACGCCTGCACGTCCTCGAACTTGCGGTAGACGGAGGCAAAGCGCACGTAGGCGACCTGGTCGAGCTTCTTCAACTCGCGCATCACCAGCTCGCCGACCTGGCGCGACGGCACTTCCCGCTCGCCGCTGCGGCGCAGGTCGTTGATGATCTCGCGTACAGCGTGGTCGACGTCGTGGCTGGCGACCGGCCGTTTCTGCAGCGCGCGCTCGAAGCTCGTGCGCAGCTTGCGCTCGTCGAACACCTCGCGCCGCTCGCCGCTCTTGACGATCGCGGGCAGTTTCAGCTCCGCCGTCTCGAACGTGTTGAAACGCTCACCGCACTGCGGGCACTCGCGACGACGGCGCACGGTGGCGCCGTCCTCGGTCAGCCGCGAGTCGATCACGCGGGTGTCTTCGTGCTGGCAGAAGGGGCAGTGCATCCGGTGCCGGTCAGCCGTAAACCGGGAAGTTCTTGCACTGCGCCTCGACCTTCTCGCGCACCTTGGCGATCACCGCCTCGTCGCCCGGCGCGTCGAGCACGTCGCACAGCCAGTTGGCCAGGTCCACGCAGTCGGCTTCCTTGTAGCCGCGGGTGGTGACGGCCGGGGTGCCCACGCGCAGGCCCGAGGTGACGAAAGGCTTCTGCGGGTCGTTCGGCACGGCGTTCTTGTTGACCGTGATGTGGGCCTTGCCCAGCGCCGCTTCCGCATCCTTGCCGGTGACGCCCTTGCCGATCATGTCGACCAGCATCAGGTGGTTCTCGGTGCCGCCGGAGACGATCTTGTAGCCGCGCTCGATGATGGTCTTCGCCATCGCCTGCGCGTTCTTCACCACCTGCGCCTGGTAGGCCTTGAAGTCAGGCTCCAGCGCTTCCTTGAAGGCGACCGCCTTGGCCGCGATCACGTGCATCAGCGGGCCGCCCTGGATGCCCGGGAAGACGATCGACTGCAGCTTCTTCTCGATCTCCTCGCCCGCCTCGCCCATCGCGTCGCGGCTGGCCACGATGATGCCGCCGCGCGGACCGCGCAGGGTCTTGTGGGTGGTCGAGGTGACCACGTGCGCGTGCGGCAGCGGGCTCGGATACACGCCGGCGGCGACCAGGCCGGCCACGTGCGCCATGTCGACGAAGAAGATCGCGCCGACCGAATCGGCGATCTGGCGCATGCGCTTCCAGTCGACCACCTGCGAGTAGGCCGAGAAACCGCCGACCAGCATCTTCGGCTTGTGCTCGCTGGCCAGGCGCTGGACTTCGTCGTAGTCGATCAGGCCTGCGTCGTTCACGCCGTACTGCACGGCATTGAACAGCTTGCCGGAGATGTTGACCTTGGCGCCGTGGGTGAGATGGCCGCCGTGGGCGAGGCTCATGCCAAGGATGGTGTCGCCCGGCTGCAGCAAGGCCAGGTACACCGCCTGGTTGGCCTGCGAGCCCGAGTGCGGCTGCACGTTGGCGTAGGTGGCGCCGAACAGCTGCTTGACGCGATCGATGGCCAGGCGTTCGGCCACGTCCACGTACTCGCAGCCGCCGTAGTAGCGCTTGCCGGGGTAGCCCTCGGCGTACTTGTTGGTCAGCACCGAGCCCTGCGCTTCCATCACGCGCGGGCTGGCGTAGTTCTCCGAGGCGATCAGCTCGACGTGGTCTTCCTGGCGACGCGCTTCGTCGGCGATGGCCTTGGCCAGCTCAGGGTCGAAACCTTCGATCGTGCAATCCTTCGGGAACATGCGTCGCCTCGGCGGGGTGGGTGCGGGGTTTAGCCGAAAAGTGTAGTCCTCGCGGGGGTTCGCGGCCACTGCGGGCGCTTGCGCCAGAGTTGCGTACATCGTACCGTACACCGCACGCCACCCTGGGAGAACGTTCGATGGCACCGATTGCGCGACGCCTGCGCTGCCTCATGGCAGTCACCCTGCTCTTGATCCCGTTGGCGCTGTGCGCGGTGGACGTCGAGGGCGCGGGCATACGACCGATCAGCTTCCCGGACCCGGTCAACCAGGCACAGACGCCAGGCTTCGTGTTCTATCCCTCGTCCACGCCGACGCACGGTACGACAGCCTTCGGTCCGTATGACGTCGCCGCCACATCGGACGCTGCGCCAACACCTGGCCCGTGGCCGCTGGTGATCATCTCGCACGGGCATGGCGGCTCGGACCTGGGCCACCACGACCTGGCCAGCTATCTCGCGCGGCACGGCTTCGTCGTCGCCACCTTCGAGCAACCCGGCGACAACTTCCACGACCAGAGCGGCTCGGCCACGTCCAGGGTGCTGGTGGGGCGTGCCATCGAAGTGCGCGCCGTCATCGACACGGTGCTCTCGGACGCGCACTGGAAAACGCTGATCGATCCGGCGCGCATCGGCGTGGCCGGTTTCTCGGCGGGCGGCTACACCGCCCTGCTCGTCGTCGGCGCCAAACCGCGATTCGATCTTTTCATCGGCTACTGCCATCGCCACCCGGACGACATGGAGACCTGTGGTCCGGCGAAGAAACTCACGCCCGAGGCGGCTGCGGCTTACCTGGCGGATATCCAGCACGACATCGGCCGCTGGGGCGATACCGCCGATCCGCGCGTCAAGGCCGCCTTCGTGATGGCGCCGCTGTCGCTGGTCTTCGACAAGGCCGGCGCCGGCGCGATCGATCGACCGGTCGACCTCTGGTACGGCCAGCACGACCACGTGCTGTTGCCCTCGGAGAATGCGCTGCACCTCAAGCCGCTCGTTCCCACCCTCGCGCGCGTCAACGAGGTGCCCAAAGCGGACCACTGGGTCTTCCTGGCGCCCTGTTCGGCGGCGCTGGCGAAGGACGCCGGCGCGATCTGCAAGGATCCGCCGGGCGTGGACCGCGCGAAAGTGCACCAGCGGATCAACGCCGACGCCGTCGCTTTCTTCCGCAAGGCGCTGG
Protein-coding regions in this window:
- the ribD gene encoding bifunctional diaminohydroxyphosphoribosylaminopyrimidine deaminase/5-amino-6-(5-phosphoribosylamino)uracil reductase RibD — encoded protein: MTEAFSSIDHLHLAHALRLAARGLYTTQPNPRVGCVIAHGEQVVGTGWHQRAGEPHAEVFALREAKDAARGATAYVTLEPCAHFGRTPPCADALVAAGVARVVIAAEDPFPQVAGNGIAKLRAAGIAVESGLLRGQARELNIGFFSRIERGRPWVRVKLAMSLDGRTALAHGESKWITGEAARADVQRWRARSSAILSGSGTVLADNPRLTVRQVEAEAGAPAPPLRVVLDTHLRTPAGSHVLDAAAPTVLVHAADAPVAPHLASVGRLAITSDAGRLDLAAVLAALAGREINEVHVEAGPALCGALFAQGLADELLLYVAPVLLGDQARPLLELPPLAAMADRWQLQVLDQRMVGQDLRLRLRVRD
- the nrdR gene encoding transcriptional regulator NrdR, with product MHCPFCQHEDTRVIDSRLTEDGATVRRRRECPQCGERFNTFETAELKLPAIVKSGERREVFDERKLRTSFERALQKRPVASHDVDHAVREIINDLRRSGEREVPSRQVGELVMRELKKLDQVAYVRFASVYRKFEDVQAFREEIEKLERDLPGLDALQLPLLGGSKRPAK
- the glyA gene encoding serine hydroxymethyltransferase: MFPKDCTIEGFDPELAKAIADEARRQEDHVELIASENYASPRVMEAQGSVLTNKYAEGYPGKRYYGGCEYVDVAERLAIDRVKQLFGATYANVQPHSGSQANQAVYLALLQPGDTILGMSLAHGGHLTHGAKVNISGKLFNAVQYGVNDAGLIDYDEVQRLASEHKPKMLVGGFSAYSQVVDWKRMRQIADSVGAIFFVDMAHVAGLVAAGVYPSPLPHAHVVTSTTHKTLRGPRGGIIVASRDAMGEAGEEIEKKLQSIVFPGIQGGPLMHVIAAKAVAFKEALEPDFKAYQAQVVKNAQAMAKTIIERGYKIVSGGTENHLMLVDMIGKGVTGKDAEAALGKAHITVNKNAVPNDPQKPFVTSGLRVGTPAVTTRGYKEADCVDLANWLCDVLDAPGDEAVIAKVREKVEAQCKNFPVYG
- a CDS encoding alpha/beta hydrolase family protein; this encodes MAPIARRLRCLMAVTLLLIPLALCAVDVEGAGIRPISFPDPVNQAQTPGFVFYPSSTPTHGTTAFGPYDVAATSDAAPTPGPWPLVIISHGHGGSDLGHHDLASYLARHGFVVATFEQPGDNFHDQSGSATSRVLVGRAIEVRAVIDTVLSDAHWKTLIDPARIGVAGFSAGGYTALLVVGAKPRFDLFIGYCHRHPDDMETCGPAKKLTPEAAAAYLADIQHDIGRWGDTADPRVKAAFVMAPLSLVFDKAGAGAIDRPVDLWYGQHDHVLLPSENALHLKPLVPTLARVNEVPKADHWVFLAPCSAALAKDAGAICKDPPGVDRAKVHQRINADAVAFFRKALGTR